A window of Kribbella sp. NBC_00382 genomic DNA:
TCAGCGTGTACGCCGTACCAAGGTGCACTACCTGTCGACCGGGACACCGAGGGCCCACCTCCACGGGCAGCGGTACATCTGTCAGCCACCGAGCTGAGGGTGGGCGGGCAGCGTGGGATTTAGCTTGGGGTGGTTACTGGGGGGAGTTCGATTTTGAAGGTGCAGCCGCCGGGGATGTTGGTTACTGCTATCTCGCCGTCGTGGGATTCGACTACGCCTCGGGCGATCGCCAAGCCGAGGCCGCCACCGCCGCCACCGCCGCTGCTGCTGCCGGTGCTGGTGGCTGCCACGCCATTTGCTGGGGTGCGTTGTTCGTCGCCCCGCCAGCCGATGTCGAAGACCCGCTCGAGGTCGTCGTCCGGGATCCCACCACAGCCGTCGGTCACGGCCAGACGGACCCGACCGTCGTCCTCGCGAGCCACCATCACCTTGACCGTGCCGCCGCGTTCGGTGTGGCGGATTGCGTTGCCGACCAGGTTCGAGACTGCGCGGGTCAGCTCATCCGCATCGCCATGGACAGCGAGCCGATCATCGTCAGAAGGCGTCGCGACGGACAGCGCCACCCCCTCCGACCGAGCATGCTCGCAGCTCTCCCCCACCACGTCCTCGGCCAGTTCGCGCAAACTCACCGCGGACCGCCGACGCGGTGGCGGTGCCGCCGACAGCCGGGACAGTTCGAACAGGTCGTCCACCAGCCCGGTCATCCGGTCGACCGTCGTCCGCATCTGCCGCAACGCGCCGGGCACGTCGTCGATGACCCCGTCCTCCAGCCCCTCCGACACGGCCCGCAGCCCAGCGAGCGGAGTCCGCAGATCGTGCGACATGAACGCGACCAGCTCGCGCCGACTCGCCTCCAACGCCCGCTCCCGATCGTTGGACGCGGCCAGCTTCAACCGCGTCATCTCGAGCTCGTCCGTGATCGCGGCCAGCTCGGCGGGCACGTTGGCGTTGCCTTCGACCGGCTCGTACGACGTACCAAGGTGCCGCAGCCGCCGTCCGACATCACGCGAGCCCGTACTGATCCAGTGCCCGAGCAGCACCGACATCGCCAACCCGAGCACCCCCGAGAACGCGAGCGTCCACAGAACCACGAGCGAGTCGTGGGCCGAGATGAACATCGCCTGCACGCTCTGCGTCACGGCAGCGAGCGCGCCAAGCATCGGCACCAGCCCGGCCACGATGATCGTGATCCGCAGCGACTTGCGCCGGAACCGCCACAGCACCGCCGCACCGAGCAGCGCGACGATCAGCGTCCAGCCGGCGGTGAGCGCGAGGATCGTGACCTGGTCGCGGTTCATTCGGCCTCACCCGCGAAGCGGTATCCCGTCCGCGGAACGGTCAGTACCAGCTGCGGATCCGACGGATCGACCTCGATCTTCTCCCGCAGCCGGCGTACGTGCACGGTCACCGTCGACGAGTCGCCGAAGTCCCAGCCCCACACCCGCCGCAACAACTCGGCCTTCGTATAGGCCTTGCCCGGATGCGCCACCAGGAACGCCAGCAGATCGAACTCGCGATGCGTCAACGACAGCGCGCGACCATCGAGCATCGCGATCCGTGCGGCCGTGTCGACGGTGATGGGCCCGCCCACCAGCTTGGTCGGCGTGAGATCCGTGCCGGCGAGCCGTTCCTCCCGCCGCAGCATCGCCTGCACCCGCAGGGTCAGTTCGCGCGGGCTGAACGGCTTCACCACGTAGTCGTCGGCGCCGAACTCCAGCCCGACCAGGCGATCCTCTTCCTCGCCCCGGGCCGACAGCATGATCACGGCGGCACCGTCGTCGGCGGCCCGCATCCGGCGCAGTACCTCCAGACCGGACAGGCCGGGCAGCATCACGTCCAGTACTACGACCGACGGCTTCCACTGCTGCCACACCTCGACCGCCATCACCCCATCGGCGACCACGCGGGCGTCGTACCCGGCCTTGGTCAGGTACGCCGAGACGACGTTGGACACGGTCGGGTCATCGTCCACCACGAGCACACGAGTAGCCACTGGTCGAGCGTAGATCGTCCGTCTGGCCGAAAGCGCCACCTGGACCGCTCCGGAGTGGGACGTAAGCGAGCGGTATCCAGTACTGGCCCCGCAAACCCGCCGATCCTCCCTACCGTCGAAGGGTGCAACCAGCAGAAGTCGACCTCATCCTCCCCTGCCTCAACGAAGCCGCTGCGCTGCCCTGGGTGCTCACCCGGCTGCCGGTCGGAGTGCGGGCTGTTGTCGTCGACAACGGCTCCACCGACGGCTCTGCTGAGATCGCTGCCCGGCTGGGAGCGCTAGTGGTGCCGTGCGAGATCCGTGGGTACGGCGCTGCCTGCCATGCGGGGCTAGAGGCCAGTACTGCGGCAGTGGTCGCCTTCCTCGATGCGGACGCGTCTCTGGATCCACGGCAGCTCGTACGGGTGACTGCACCCGTACTGGCTGGGCAGATGGACCTCATGCTCGGCAGGAGGCGACCGGTGTCGCGCAATGCGTGGCCGTGGCATCTGCGGCTGGCCAATGCTGAGTTGTCGAGGCGGGTGCGTCGGCGTACCGGAGTACAGCTGAGGGATCTGGGTCCGATGCGTGCAGCGAGGCGGGATGCCTTGCTGAGCTTGGACCTGCACGACCGGCGGTCCGGGTACCCGCTGGAGACGGTGGTGAGGGCGGCAGACGCCGGCTGGCGGATCGCGGAGGTCGACGTGGACTACCTGCCACGCTCTGGGCGGTCAAAGGTCACCGGTACGCCGCTGGGCGCAGCGCGGGCCGTGCTGGATATGTCGAAGGTGTTGTCGGCGTGAAGGCGGACACGCTGATCGTGATCGCGAAGGAGCCGGTCGCGGGGCGGGTGAAGACGCGCCTGCAGACTGAGTTCACCCCTGCGGAGGCAGCGGCCCTGGCCCGCGCCTCACTGGCCGACACCCTTGCAGCTGTCCAGTCCACGCCGGTACGCCGGTATGTGCTCGCGCTGGACGGGCAGAGCGGCCCCTGGTTGCCACCCGCGTTCCAGGTCGTCCAGCAGCGGGGTGACGGTCTGGCAGAGCGGCTCTCCGAAGCATTCGAGGACTCGTACGCCGGTGGGCCGATGCTGCTGGTCGGTATGGACACCCCTCAGCTCACGCGGGAACTCCTGGACGTTGATTGGGCTGAGCACGACGCAGTACTCGGGTTGACCGAGGACGGCGGCTACTGGTGCCTCGGGTTGCGGCAACCGGACCGGCGGGCGCTGGTCGGCGTACCGATGTCCACTGATCACACCGGGGCGGATCAGCTCGCACGGCTGCGGTTGCTCGGGTACAAGGTGTTGCTGCTGCCGATGTTGCGGGACATGGACACACCGGAGGATGCGGCCGTGTTGGCGGCGAGCTTCCCGGCGTTGCGGATGTCGCGGTTGCATCGGCGGTTGCAGCATTCGGCGTCGCCGGGGTTGCTGTTCGAGAAGGCGCTCTCCGGTGCGCGAGTGGTTGCCACCGGCATCGATGGGCAGAGGGTGCCGTCGTTGTGCGAGGTCGATCGGTGGCAGGCGCCGGCGGATGAGGTGGACCGGTTGGCGCTGAGTCGGTGCGAGGGTCCGGTGCTCGACATCGGCTGCGGGCCGGGGCGGATCGTCACAGCCCTGGCGGAGCGAGGCATCCCGGCGCTTGGCGTCGACATCTCGGCCGAGGCGGTCCTGCTGACTACTAGCCGAGGTGCTCCAGCTCTCCGACGTCCTGTGCAGGAACCGCTGCCGGGCGAGGGGCGCTGGGGAAGTGTGCTCTTGATGGACGGCAACATCGGCATCGGCGGCGCGCCCGCCCTCCTGCTGCGCCGTTGCGCTGAGCTGGTCCGCCCCGACGGACTGGTCCTGGTGGAGGTCGATCCCGACGACCACCTCGACGACACGGCGCCGATCATCCTGCACGCAGACGGCGGTCGGCGCTCAAAGCCCTTGCCCTGGGCAAGAGTCGGCACCCGAGCAGTACTCCGCCACGCCCTCGCCGCCGACCTCTTGGCCACCGAGGACTGGCGCACCCCCCACCGAGCCTTCCTGACCTTCCGCCGCTCCCCCGCCACCCTCCGCCAGGCGTCCAACCGATGAAGACGTCCAGCGGGAAACCCCATGCGGTGGGCGGTGTGGGGTTGATGGTCGGTGGGGGTGTTGCTGTCGCTGTTTCGGTCGGAGTGGTTGCAGCGGAGGGTGCTGGGTGGTGGCCGAACTTGGTGTTGGTGGGTGGCTGCGCGGTGGTGGGTGGCATCGGCTGGCTAGTGACGAGGCGACCGGCCGGAGCGCGCGTAGTACTGGCTGTGGTGGCGGTGGCGGCGGTGTGTCAGGTGCCTGGGTTATTCAGGGTGCCCATCACCAGTACTGATGCATACCGGTATGTGTGGGACGGGCGGGTGCAGCTGTCTGGGAGTTCGCCCTATAGCCATGTGCCGCTGGCTGACGAGCTGGCCCGGCTTAGAGACCCCGTACTGTTCCCAGGCCTCTCCCCCGCCGACCGCACCGGGGTGACCGGGCCGCCGCGGGTGCCGCGGGACCCGGCAGGCATCACAGCCGCATCGGCCGACGACCCGCGTACCAAGATCAACCGCCCGCGGGTACCGACCATCTACCCGCCAGTGGCTCAGGCGTACTTCACCGCAGTAGCCCTCTTCACCCCCTGGTCGGCGGGGACACTTGGACTCCAGGTAGCGGCCGCAGCACTCGCCGTCGCGCTGACAGCCCTCCTGGCAAGCGAACTCAAGCGCCGCAAACGAGACCCACGCTGGGCTCTGCTGTGGGGTTGGTCACCGATCGTGGCCCTGGAGGCTGGCAACGCAGCCCATGTCGACGTCCTCGCAGCCCTACTCATCGCAGCCGCAGTAGCCCTCGCAGCCCGCCGCCGACCAATCCTCGCCGGCCTCCTCCTAGGCGCCGCAGCGGCCACCAAGCTCCTCCCCCTGCTGCTGCTCCCAGCCTTCACCGCCATCAGGCATAAAGACCTCCGCACCCCATTGGTTGCCGTAGGCACCTTTGTCGCCAGCTACATCCCCCACCTACTCGCCGCCGGCACCCTCGTGATCGGCTTCCTGCCCGGCTACCTCACCCAAGAGGGCTTCGAGGACGGCAGCTCTCGCTCGGCGATTCTCGCGCTGGTGTTGCCTCCTGAGGCCCGCCAGCTCGCCGCCGGACTCCTGGCCGTGGCGCTCGCCGTCCTCGCCCTCCAACGCCACGGCCGCGAGCCGATCGCCGTCACTTGCTGCTGGCTGTACGGCGCCGCGCTGCTCGTCACCACGCCGACCTACCCCTGGTACGGGCTGCCCTTGATCGCTGTGGCCGTACTGGCCGGCCGGTTCGAGTGGCTCGTCGTACCGGCCGCCGCGTACCTCGCCTACGCCAGCTTCGGCCACGACCAGCGCCAGGGCCTGATCTACCTCGCGGCCCTTGTCATCGTTGTCATCCCGATCACGCTCCGTCAGCGGACCGCCACGCGAATCCGGTTTGACGAACCGATCGAGGCGCGCCAACACTGAGCGACGTGAGAATCGCACTGGCTACCTCGACCGACTACGCAGAGCTGCACCCGCACGACCTGCCGCTCGCCACCGCCCTCAAAGCCGCCGGGCTCGACGCGGTGGCCGAGGTGTGGACCGACCCGTCGGTCGACTGGTCCTCGTACGACGCAGTGCTGCTGCGCTCCGTCTGGGACTACCACCGGCGCTACCTCGAGTTCACCGAGTGGCTCGGCCAGCTCGACAAGGCCGGTGTCACGCTCCTCAACGAGACCGACCTGGTCCGCTGGAACGCTGACAAGCGCTACCTCTTGGAACTGCGCGAGCGCGGAGTCGCGATCGTGCCGTCCCAGATCGCCGCCGGCGCCTGCCTGCGCGAGGTCGTCGCCGGGCTGGACGGCCAGGAGATCGTGATCAAGCCGACCGTCAGCGCCACGGCTCACCACACGATCCGCGGCACCGCGGGATCCCCCGAGCTCAGCCGCTCGATCGAGGACCTCCCGGACAACGTCTACCTGGTGCAGCCGTTCCAGCCGGAGATCCAGAACGAGGGCGAGTGGTCGCTGATCTTCCTCGACGGCGAGTTCAGCCACGCGGTCCTGAAGCGCCCGGCAGCTGGTGACTACCGGGTGCAGGACGACTTCGGCGGTACTGCCGAACTGCTCGACCCACCGGCCGCCGTCCTGACCGGTTCGACCGAGGCCCTCGCAGCAGCCAACAGCCGCCAGGCCCCCGCCTACGCCCGCGTCGACGGCATCCTGAGCAACGGCCGGTACCTGCTGATGGAGCTCGAACTGATCGAGCCCTACCTGTTCCTCCCGCTGGCTCCCGACGCCGCCACCCGCTTCGCCACCACTGTCGCCAACCGTCTCGCCGCCGCGAAGGTCTAGCCTAAGTGCAGTAATTCAGTAGACAAGCTCTCATATTCTAAGACGCGCCCCGGGACCCCAGGTACCGGGCATAGCGTTTGCGTTATGAGGCCGACCCTGACAGTGATCGCAGACCCCGCGGACCGCTGGATGACCAAGGCAGCCTGTGTCGGACAAGCATCCTTGTACGACGAGACTGCATCGCCTTGGGAACAGCGCAAGGCGCGTGAGCTCTGCCTGAGCAGCTGCCCTGTGATCAACGAGTGCCACGCGTGGGCCCGCCGGGAGAAGTTCACCGGTACCGCCGCCGGCCAGCGCCTGCTCTACGGCCGTCGCCGCGGCCACCCGGAGACGGCGGCCGCCCCGGAGAGCGCAGTCGGTTAGGGAGCGCACTCAGCCGGAGGGCGCAGTCAGCTGAGGCCGAGGTTGACGCTGAGGTAGCCGTCGTAGTCCGGGTCGTGCGGCCGAGACAGCACATGCGCGACCCAGGACTGCCGCTCCTGGTCCACCACGAGCAGCTCCCACGCACACGCGGTCGGACCGTCCGGCGGTACCAGGTGGAAGTCCGTAGTACCAAGGTCTGCGCGCAGGGAGCGGACGTACAGGATGTCGAGCTCCCACCAGCCGAGGATGCCCCAGAGCGCCTCGGTACCGGTGTGCACGATCAGGAACGCCATCCCCGGCCGCTCTGTCGTCACTACGGGCAGGAGCTTCTCCGCTGCGTCGAGGGCTGCGTCCTGGGCGGACGCATCAGGCAGTACTCCGGTAGCCGAGATGCCGGTCACCCTGACCCGCCAGTCGCCGCGCTGCTGGACTCCGAGGGTACGAGTCAGCCGCGGTCGGTAGGCCGGCATCGGGAGCGGGGCGGTCATGGGTCAATCATCTCGTGGTTCGGGTCCAGGCCGCACTAATGTCTGACCTATGCCGACCATCGAGGACGTCCGTACCGCCGCCGCTGGACTGCATGGGCGGATCCACCGCACGCCGATGGTCGAGTCGTCGGCGCTCGATGAGCTGTTCGGCGGACGGCTCACGCTGAAGGCTGAGCTGTTCCAGAAGACGGGCAGCTTCAAGGTGCGCGGGCTGCTCAACAAGACGCTCAAGTTGACGGCCGAAGAGCGCGAGCGTGGCGTCATCACCGTGTCAGCGGGTAACGCGGCCGGGGCGCTGGCCTGGGCGGCCCGGGATGCGGGAGTGCCGGCGACTGTGGTGATGGCGAAGACCGCTGTGCCGGCGAAGATCGCGGCGGCTAAGGCGTACGGGGCTCAGGTGGAGCTGGTCGAGGGCGATCTGATGGGCGCCTACGAGTCGATCCGGGACGAGCGGAAGCTGACCGGGGTGCACCCGTTCGACGACCTCGACGTGATCACTGGGCACGCCAGCCTCGCGCTGGAACTCCTCGACGACCGGCCAGACGTCGATACCGTGCTTGTGCCGGTCGGTGGTGGTGGACTCATCTCGGGCGTCGCGCTCGCGCTCAAGCTGATCCGGCCGAGCATCCGCGTGATCGGCATCGAGCCCGAGAACGCCGATGTCGTCAGCCGCAGCCTCGCCGCGGGCTCACCGCAGAAGCTCCCCACCGCGAAGAGCGTCGCCGACGGCCTCGCCGCCCCGGTCTGCGGCACCCACAACTACGGCATCATCGCCCAGTACGTCGATCAGGTGGTCCGCGTGAGCGAGGAGTCGCTTATCGAGGCGACGAAGCTAGTCATGTCCCGTACGAAGCTCGCCCTCGAGCCCGCCGCAGCAGCACCCTTCGCCGCCCTACTGGAAGGCAAGGTCCAGCTAGGCACCCTGGCTGCCGCCGTCGTCAGCGGCGGCAACCTGGATGTCTCCAAGCTGATGCTCTAGGCGTGCGCCGGGTCTAGTCGGCGGGGTGGGGGGTCTGCGAGGACGCCGTCGCCGGGGTCATTGATGAGGTCGCCCTGGCGGACGGGGTCGTTCTCCGGGAGCAGGATGTCGCGGGAGACGACCAGCATCAGCCACAGGGTGCCGGCCATGCGTAGTACGACCGAGAGCCAGTAGATCTTGTCCGGCTGGTTCGGGTCGCCGGGTGCGAGGTACTGGGCGAGATGCAGCCAGACCATCATCCAGTAGAACGACTCGCACGCCTGCCAGATCAGCCAGTCGCGCAGCTTCGGCCGGGCCAGCGCGACGAGCGGCAGCAGCCAGAGCACGTACTGCGGTGAGTACACCTTGTTGACCAGCAGGAACGCGGCTACCACCAGGAACGCCAGCTGCGCGAACCGCGGCGGTCGCGGCGCCATCAGGCCGAGGATCGCGATCGACAGGCAGAGCCCGGCGAAGATGACGATGTTGAGCTGGTTGACGTCGGCGACCTCGTGTTTGGCCAGCTTGAGGACGTACCAGATCGAGCCGTAGTCGCTCTCGCGCTCGTCGTTGAAGACCCAGAACGACAGCCACTCGTTCTTCGCCAGCAGGTAGATGGGGGCGTTGACCAGCCCCCAGCTGAACCCGGTGGCCACCAGCGCGAGGAACCAATGCCACAGCTTCCGCCCACGCAGGCAGACGATCAGCAGCGGCCCAAGCAGCAGGAACGGGTAGAACTTCGCCGCTGTCCCCAGTCCGAGCAGGATGCCGAACCAGATCGGCTTGCCCCGCGACCACGCCCACATCGCGCCCGCTGTCAGTACGACCGCGAACAGGTCCCAGTTGATCGTGGAGGTGAACGCCAGTACCGGCGCAGCTGCGACGTACAGGGCGATCATCGGCTGCCCACGGGCCCCGCCGTGGCGTTTGGGCACACCTCGAGCTGTCGCCACGGTCAGCCCGACCAGGATCAGCGCGCAGAGGAAGAGCATCGCGACGTTGACGACGAAGAAGACGCCGGCCGTGTCGCGCTTCTGCTGGTCCGTGACGTCCTTCTTGGGGTCGCCGGTGAAGACCCAGGTGATCTTGGCCGCGACCTCCATGAAGCCGCCGGTGAGCACCGGGTACTCCAGTACCGGGTAGTTGCCGGTGTCGAGGAACGGCCGGTTGCCCTCGGCGAAGCCGCGCTCCTGGTAGAGGTAGCCGATGTCGGAGTAGCACAGCGCCTGGAACGGCCGCCAGCTCTGCCGGTTCCAGCCGTCCTCCATACAGGGCGCCTTCTGCAGTACGCCGAGCGCGAAGGTGATGCAGCACACCGCGAGCGCGATCCGCAGCGGCGTCCACCAGGACGAGCTGAGCCGGGCGAACTTCCCAGTAGGACCGCCGAGGCCCACAGTCAGACGTGCGACGGCCGGTTCGACCTCAGGTGGCCGTGGCTGCGCGTCCTGGGCACTTGGTGGCGTCACGGGGGCCATCGTCTCCTATCCGCTCGGCCGCCCGGCAGGCGGCGCCCGCCAGGTTACCTAGGTTGTCCACCCCTGTGCGTCATTGAGGTCGGAAGAACCCTAGCGGGGTCAGCTCAGGCGTGGGAGTTTGGCGTGGCGGTTGACGTCTTTGTAGATGAGGTAGCGGAACGGGCCGGGTCCGCCGGCGTAGCAGGCCTGGGGGCAGAAGGCGCGGAGCCAGAGGAAGTCGCCCTCCTGGACCTCCACCCAGTCCTTGTTGAGCAGGTAGACCGCCTTGCCCTCGAGGATGTAGATGCCGTGTTCCATCACGTGCGTCTCGGGGAACGGGATCACGCCGCCGGGTTCGAAGCTCACGATGTTGACGTGGAAGTCGTACCGGACATCGAGCGGATCGACGAACCGCTGCGTCCGCCACCGCCCCTCGGTCCCCGGCATCTCGATGCCCTCGACATCGGTCTCGTTCGTGACGAAGGCCTCCGGCGCGGGAATCCCCTCGACTGCTTCGTAGGCCTTGCGCACGAAATGGAAGGTCGCGAGCTGGTCGCTGGTGTTGCGCAGGGTCCAGTCCGAGCTCGGCGGCAGGAACGCATAGCCACCCGGCGCCAGCTCGTGCTTCTCCCCGCCGACCGTCAGCACCAAGTTGCCGGAGACAACGAACAGTACGGCCGAAGCGCCCGGGTCCGTCTCGGGCTTGTCGCTGCCGCCACCCGGCGAGACCTCGACGATGTACTGCGAGAACGTCTCCGCGAACCCCGACAGCGGCCGCGCGATCACCCACAGCCTGGTGTTGTCCCAGAACGGCAACTGGCTGGTGACGATGTCGCGCATCGTGCCCCGCGGCAGTACGGCGTACGACTCGGTGAAGACCGCGCGATCGGTGGTCAGCTCCGTCTGCGCGGGGTGCCCGCCCATTGGGGAGTAGTAGGTCATGCGTCGTCTCCTCGGGTCAGCAGCCGGCCGCGGGGGCCGGCGTCGATGTCGATGGGGCGGCCGCGCAGCCAGGTACTGCGAACCACACCGGCAAGCGGCCGTCCGGCGTACGGGGTGATCGCGTTCTTGTGATGGAGCGCGGCGACATCCACCACGAACGACTCGTCGGGCGCGAACACGCAGAAGTCAGCGTCGTACCCGACCTCGAGCCGGCCCTTGTGCGTCAGACCCACCTGCGCGGCCGGCGCCTGGCACATCCAGCGGGCGACGTCGGTGAGCGTGAAACCCCGTTCGCGCGCTCCCGTCCAGACGGCCGGCAGCCCGACTTGGAGCGACGCGATACCACCCCAGGCCGCGCCGAAGTCGCCGGTGTCGAGCCGCTTCAGGTCGATGGTCGACGGCGAATGGTCGGAGACGACCAGGTCGATCAGCCCGTCGCGCAGCCCCTGCCAAAGCAACTCACGGTTGGCCGCCTCGCGGATCGGCGGGCAGCACTTGTACTGCGTTGCGCCGTCCGGGATCTCCTCGGCGGAGAAGGTCAAGTAGTGCGGGCAGGTCTCGGCGGTGATCCGCACGCCGTCGCGACGAGCGGCCGCGAGCAAGGGCAGTACGTCGGCGCTGGACACGTGCAATATGTGCACTCGGCAACCAGTCTGGCGGGCCAGCTCGATCACCTCAGCCACTGCGGCGTTCTCCGCCTCACGCGGGCGGGAGTGGAGGAAGCGCTGATAACTCGCACCGTCCGGCTGAGGGGCGGTGTCGATCTGGTGAGCGTCCTCGGCATGAACGATCAGGAGTCCGTCGAACGCGCTGATCTCGCGCATCGCGCGCTGGAGCTCTTTGGCGTCCAGCGGTGGAAACTCATCGACTCCCGAGTGGAGCAAGAAGCATTTGAACCCGAACACTCCGGCCTCATGCAGCGGCCTCAACTGCTCGGCGTTCCCGGGGATCGCTCCACCCCAGAAACCGACGTCGACGTAGGCCTGGCTCTGGGCTGTCTTTCTCTTGAGCTCCAACGCCGGTACGTCGCAAGTCGGCGGGATACTGTTGAGCGGCATGTCGATGATCGTGGTGACACCGCCCGCCGCGGCCGCCCGGGTCGCGCTGGTGAAGCCCTCCCAGTCGGTCCGCCCCGGATCGTTCACGTGCACATGCGAGTCGACAAGCCCCGGGAACAGCACCTCGTCCTCGGCCAGCTCAACCAGCTCGGGAGCGCCGTGCCCTTCGCCTGGGGTGGCGTCTTCGTACACCGTGTCGTACGGGTCGATGCTGACGATCCGGCCGTCCTTCACGCCGACGGCAGCGGGTACGAGGCCCGTGGTACTGACCATCCGGCGGGCCCGGATGACGAGGTCCAACGCGGTCATGCGGTCCCCTCTCGGTTGAAACTCATCGTAGGTCGGCCGCGATCCGTTCACCGAGCAATCGCAGCAACGGCACCGGATCCGCAATACACCGCCGTACGTCCGGCTCGAGATCCGTCAGCGCATAAGCCTTCTTGATCCCCGCCTCCCGCAGCCGCTCCCCGTCCAGCGTGTTGGCACCACAAACAGCCACCACCGGTACGCCGGCAGCCGCCCCCGCCGCAGCCACTCCTACAACCGCCTTCCCCCGCAACGTCTGCTCGTCCAACTTCCCCTCACCCGTCACCAGCAAATCAGCCCCCACCAACCGCTCCCCAAACCCCACCAGCTCCAGCACCAACCCAATCCCCGCCCGCAACTCCCCACCAAGCACCCCCACCACCACAAACCCCACACCCCCAGCAGCCCCCGCCCCAGGTACCTCCCGAGCGTCCACGCGAGGCGCAGAGTCGAGGTCCGCCCCCGCCGCCCGCTCGGAGCGGAGCTCCCGCCCCGCCGCGTGTGCGGAGTCGAGGTCCGCCCCCGCCGGGTG
This region includes:
- a CDS encoding bifunctional allantoicase/(S)-ureidoglycine aminohydrolase, translated to MTYYSPMGGHPAQTELTTDRAVFTESYAVLPRGTMRDIVTSQLPFWDNTRLWVIARPLSGFAETFSQYIVEVSPGGGSDKPETDPGASAVLFVVSGNLVLTVGGEKHELAPGGYAFLPPSSDWTLRNTSDQLATFHFVRKAYEAVEGIPAPEAFVTNETDVEGIEMPGTEGRWRTQRFVDPLDVRYDFHVNIVSFEPGGVIPFPETHVMEHGIYILEGKAVYLLNKDWVEVQEGDFLWLRAFCPQACYAGGPGPFRYLIYKDVNRHAKLPRLS
- the allB gene encoding allantoinase AllB, which codes for MTALDLVIRARRMVSTTGLVPAAVGVKDGRIVSIDPYDTVYEDATPGEGHGAPELVELAEDEVLFPGLVDSHVHVNDPGRTDWEGFTSATRAAAAGGVTTIIDMPLNSIPPTCDVPALELKRKTAQSQAYVDVGFWGGAIPGNAEQLRPLHEAGVFGFKCFLLHSGVDEFPPLDAKELQRAMREISAFDGLLIVHAEDAHQIDTAPQPDGASYQRFLHSRPREAENAAVAEVIELARQTGCRVHILHVSSADVLPLLAAARRDGVRITAETCPHYLTFSAEEIPDGATQYKCCPPIREAANRELLWQGLRDGLIDLVVSDHSPSTIDLKRLDTGDFGAAWGGIASLQVGLPAVWTGARERGFTLTDVARWMCQAPAAQVGLTHKGRLEVGYDADFCVFAPDESFVVDVAALHHKNAITPYAGRPLAGVVRSTWLRGRPIDIDAGPRGRLLTRGDDA